TGCCGGGGATCAGCTCGATGCCGAGGCGCTGGGCCTCGGGCCGGGCGACGGCGAAGGCCGAGAGCGTGTCGTGATCCGTGATGGACAGGGCCGACAGCCCGACCGTCGCGGCGGCCCGGACGACGTCTCCCGGGGTGCACGAGCCGTCGGAGTGGGTCGTGTGGACATGGAGGTCGGCCCCGCGATGGGTCCGGCGGACCGCCCGGGCACTGATTGCAGAGCGGCAC
This window of the Bremerella sp. JC817 genome carries:
- a CDS encoding PHP domain-containing protein, producing CRSAISARAVRRTHRGADLHVHTTHSDGSCTPGDVVRAAATVGLSALSITDHDTLSAFAVARPEAQRLGIELIPGIELSASDGTREVHILGHFIDPDDPDLRATADALRHDRQTRL